The following proteins are encoded in a genomic region of Triticum dicoccoides isolate Atlit2015 ecotype Zavitan chromosome 1B, WEW_v2.0, whole genome shotgun sequence:
- the LOC119300198 gene encoding BTB/POZ and MATH domain-containing protein 2-like, with product MDSAVLQFRVDYEQVKHLSVDDVVSSEVVSVGQHLWRIDCYPRGPEKYSNEDTGNYVSLYLRHMSSSRSVNAIFDAFLMDGNDDPSEERKTTGLHKFKIKGDPSKHDDWGYHRFVARTVLEENYVVDGHITFVCTIIVMRDTPVTVPPSDIGNQLGCLLDQPHGTDVSFTVDGETFPANRAILAARSPVFKAELFGSMAEATMSSITLHDITPSTFKRMLRFIYTDEFPTSTQDNPSNEILFDLLAAADRYALDRLKLMCVQKLWDNVSMDTVTDIQICAEMYNCPELKDKCIDFIVKKKGSKKQLEESSSV from the coding sequence ATGGATTCTGCCGTCCTCCAGTTCAGGGTAGACTACGAGCAAGTCAAGCACCTTAGCGTCGACGATGTCGTCTCCTCTGAGGTCGTCTCCGTCGGCCAACACCTGTGGAGGATCGACTGTTACCCGCGGGGACCAGAAAAGTACTCCAACGAGGACACTGGAAATTACGTTTCTCTGTACCTTAGGCACATGAGCAGCTCCAGAAGCGTAAATGCAATCTTCGACGCGTTCTTGATGGACGGAAACGACGACCCGTCAGAAGAACGAAAGACGACTGGACTTCACAAGTTCAAAATCAAGGGCGACCCTTCAAAGCATGACGACTGGGGATATCATCGGTTCGTGGCCAGAACGGTCCTCGAGGAAAACTATGTTGTTGACGGGCACATCACGTTTGTATGCACCATCATCGTCATGCGTGATACCCCTGTCACCGTGCCGCCTTCCGACATCGGAAACCAACTCGGCTGCTTGCTGGATCAGCCACATGGGACGGACGTGTCGTTTACCGTTGACGGCGAGACATTCCCGGCGAACCGAGCCATTCTTGCAGCCCGCTCGCCCGTCTTCAAGGCAGAGCTTTTTGGGTCCATGGCCGAAGCTACAATGTCATCCATCACACTGCACGATATCACGCCTTCAACATTCAAACGTATGCTTCGGTTCATATACACGGATGAGTTTCCCACTAGTACGCAGGATAACCCCTCCAATGAGATATTGTTTGATTTACTTGCCGCTGCAGATCGGTACGCGCTAGACCGGCTAAAACTTATGTGTGTCCAAAAGTTATGGGATAATGTGTCGATGGATACAGTTACAGATATTCAAATTTGCGCTGAGATGTACAATTGCCCTGAGTTGAAGGACAAGTGCATTGACTTTATTGTTAAAAAGAAAGGAtccaagaagcagctggaggagtcTTCATCGGTCTAG
- the LOC119300208 gene encoding obtusifoliol 14-alpha demethylase-like yields MELTRVLWLASFPILVTIVLIRMAWQRATFSRTTKRSPPPPPVATGAPLLGILPALLIKGPLQVIRDAHAEMGSVFTMRLLQRKVTFLVGPDVSSHFFQGLDTEISQDEVSQFTIPTFGPGVAFDVDFATRREQFRFFGDAMKPAKLRSYARLMVQEVEEYFARWGPTGTVDLKQELEHLVTLIASRCLFGEEVRAKMLAEVATHLRELNDGMRLVTILFPHLPIPAHRRRDTARARLCEIFSGIVSSRKTSYPDGGPNDMLQCLIDSRYKDGRATTETEVVGMVVSALFAGQHTSSSTGTWTGARLLARANAKHLRAAVQEQERIVERLGDRVDYEVLQEMDTLHRCIKEVLRLHPPAMMLLRHARRSFTVRTMEGDEYQVPEGHTVASPLVIHNRLPHVYKDPERYKPDRFGPGRGEDAAGGAFSYTAFGGGRHACVGEAFAYMQIKVIWSHLLRNFEMEMVSPFPETDWNVVMPGPKGKVMLRYNRRMSTTA; encoded by the exons ATGGAATTGACAAGAGTCCTTTGGCTAGCATCTTTTCCTATTTTGGTCACAATTGTGTTGATCAGAATGGCATGGCAACGAGCGACGTTCTCCCGAACAACCAAACGAtcacctcctccgccgcccgtGGCCACAGGGGCTCCCCTACTAGGGATCCTCCCGGCGCTTCTCATTAAGGGCCCGCTGCAAGTAATCCGCGACGCCCATGCAGAGATGGGGAGCGTGTTCACAATGAGACTGTTGCAACGCAAGGTGACCTTCCTGGTTGGGCCAGATGTGTCAAGCCATTTCTTCCAAGGGCTGGATACGGAGATCAGCCAGGACGAGGTCTCACAGTTCACCATTCCGACCTTCGGCCCTGGCGTTGCCTTCGACGTAGATTTCGCCACTCGCCGCGAACAATTCCGCTTCTTCGGCGACGCGATGAAGCCGGCCAAGCTCAGGTCCTACGCCCGACTCATGGTGCAAGAAGTCGAG GAATACTTTGCGAGATGGGGACCAACCGGCACGGTTGACTTGAAGCAGGAGCTAGAGCACCTTGTCACGCTCATCGCCAGCCGGTGCTTGTTCGGGGAGGAGGTTCGGGCCAAGATGCTGGCCGAGGTCGCAACGCACCTCCGTGAACTCAACGACGGCATGCGCCTCGTCACCATCCTATTCCCGCACCTGCCGATCCCGGCGCACCGCAGACGCGACACGGCACGCGCTAGGCTCTGCGAGATATTCTCCGGCATCGTCAGCTCCCGCAAAACAAGCTACCCCGACGGTGGCCCAAACGACATGCTGCAGTGCCTGATCGATTCCAGGTACAAAGACGGCCGTGCCACCACCGAGACGGAGGTCGTCGGGATGGTGGTCTCGGCGCTGTTCGCAGGGCAGCACACAAGCTCCAGCACGGGCACATGGACCGGAGCGCGCCTGCTCGCGCGTGCCAACGCCAAGCACCTGCGCGCTGCCGTCCAGGAGCAGGAGCGGATCGTGGAGCGGCTCGGGGACCGCGTGGACTACGAGGTCCTGCAAGAGATGGACACCCTCCACCGCTGCATCAAGGAGGTTCTGCGGCTTCACCCGCCGGCCATGATGCTGCTGCGCCACGCGCGGCGGAGCTTTACCGTGCGGACCATGGAGGGCGACGAGTACCAAGTCCCGGAGGGGCATACGGTCGCGAGCCCGCTGGTGATCCACAACCGTCTCCCGCACGTGTACAAGGACCCGGAGAGGTACAAGCCGGACCGGTTCGGCCCCGGCAGAGGGGAGGACGCGGCCGGCGGAGCATTCTCGTACACGGCTTTCGGTGGTGGGCGGCACGCCTGCGTAGGCGAGGCGTTCGCGTACATGCAGATCAAGGTGATATGGAGCCACCTACTGAGGAACTTTGAGATGGAGATGGTGTCGCCGTTCCCTGAGACGGACTGGAACGTGGTCATGCCGGGGCCCAAGGGGAAGGTCATGCTCCGCTACAACAGGAGGATGTCAACGACCGCTTAA